In Brienomyrus brachyistius isolate T26 chromosome 25, BBRACH_0.4, whole genome shotgun sequence, a single window of DNA contains:
- the limch1a gene encoding LIM and calponin homology domains-containing protein 1a isoform X3 translates to MASPVSQTERDAQQNLQPSESSPEAAFQEAQKWIEAATGRRFGDKDFRSGLENGILLCELLSSIKPGLVKKINRLPTPIAGLDNLTLFLRGCEELGLKGSQLFDPGDLQDTSIRANPKGSDCNRKLKNVLITIYWLGKAANSCTTYNGPTLDLKEFEGLLSQMRKEAEDMESPKRNVRDSGYIDCWDSERSDSLSPPRHGRDDSFDSLDSFGSRSQQTPSPDVVIRGSSDGRGSDSETDAPHRKLPDMRKDDMLARRTSYNEPRTMMPFNQYLPNKSNQSAYVPASLRKKRAEREDSRKSWSTATSPIGGERPFSHPEAIQEEGLQPEEGEDRTRALLKTVTGGGTTCLTPPLWEGKDEQEIKKLERLEKAGIRVLPAAIRYSSLKPAGKEPPRGPTPDIILRKDNEFSRMQQEHESDSGEEEEAERRVPDVEKDDLASRRAQMSRGTPRMQQQFLPSSCSSQDRERWERIRRSSQQAALERQQQQVLSETKDSSRLEPNAVAPKEIPPVQPQLQEGQGVSPQALPNALRDDLARRRAHSGPPPQRENLSAFMQASITQSDLEKWERLKMTVETSETEAPSQDSSFGMVARKGSSWVPEEWEEQRKEAEHGGSSHAIPNVQKDDLARRRAQSSLLSQRDAPQSCFQASITQSDLEKWDRLKMTVETSEAPSAPVCQACLEKSWQPPAILADTAARDDLASRRARAHQRPAASRQRFVHFGPVTEIDQKCWEKLSIARPGEEEQEAESGAGPGNESLTLRRLLSAAAVATPTIGLGSQLTERAASPSGLIGGEAARLPMLPELVHRENDALDQKLAQYKRQEEEEEAEEVRGERSPDLEKDDMLARRTKVFHKSTSSPAYNRFLPLPGSKVQAPREGALSSPKALGKTVDDPAGRGESPKEEVFPDRPRDGKELRPVLRVQEPQGMVDATAHSDQDIAVPVSAIVKSSDEEECEEERPLPNLEKDDMHARRTGAFQKAAGPAFNSFLPVPGSVRHKSAPVSAAAGSTSSKPVEQGKIPPSESPSITYSAEMQQGPPAVITMPLNLAGKPGGGPEKSLQPPRGIEGEEAGEDRKLTSLPVKVGRDDMWSWHSHAPPARTSPSPPCYLPAPGSQQEASGRAEAEGEELPWGPSGLDDEMPPIFSHRAASVSDDPESVSMIDMRCEEEAILQPYSQARCELLQNQYNKVREEEDHWQDDLARWKNRRRSASQDLIKKEEERKMMEKLMTVDGAQGHRRKSIKTYKEIVEEKERREQELHEAYRRARTPQEAAAVLQHYALRFTISEAVLERLQLPKQADPGAPPAEPSGPLPLPQPATPPLAPGPMKYLRQQSAPMPKFTSTVEATVVGVTPTQATAAAAPTHPPTRMVLPKTVPLLAPKPYITPRSSQTGLRSIKADGMVRVNGETGEVSGRLENSWGGAKDNGASPVKEAASLPLSPPTTLSSPKKEPEDEMGGRDVGRGAGDEPPAVQEAACVTCLGESEEATPPALAEVEATPIRPSSLPTDLQRESVVSESAEAGNADTQEREDEAKPAAVQQPVTGDGVQDVASAEQEAEEKGPHVRMERGCVVTTTILTELTQTQILPSNMPEMKRAGDEEAPSPRRSEAPPPNAQPPCEAPVSELAYSAGNSRLRWEFFTLPDDQEKDLVNIPTPVLSLPKRVDHWSWDPDEERRRQERWQQEQERMLQEKYQREQEKLKQEWERAQKEVEEEERKYHEEERKILEETVTPLTPTLTPTLPSIFGDSAAPPSPQNTIVRSLADWDRKQELLEKQANEPQQDNNVAQDTGTRNGSSANLTLRSPIPQSTTQTTAVTPGLQNGQQAPLDPSQSSVPQLQFIQDASWASKRPEAQQQDEVWKKTASLDRNWSSQPAQSGGMKRSGSCENVGTHPSKSSPFSSATQPPSPNRSVSGKKLCSSCTHPLGKGAAMIIETLGLYFHIQCFKCGICKGQLGDTSTGTDVRIRNGLLNCHECYIKSRAAGQPTTL, encoded by the exons GGGTTCAGACTGCAATCGAAAGCTGAAGAAT GTCTTGATCACCATATATTGGCTGGGGAAGGCCGCCAACAGCTGTACGACTTACAACGGGCCAACTCTGGACCTGAAGGAGTTCGAGGGGCTGTTGTCACAAATGAGAAAG GAGGCCGAGGACATGGAGAGCCCCAAGAGGAATGTCCGGGACAGCGGCTACATCGACTGCTGGGACTCGGAGCGCAGTGACTCGTTGTCACCCCCACGGCATGGCCGTGATGACTCCTTCGACAGCCTGGACTCCTTCGGCTCGCGCTCGCAGCAGACGCCCTCCCCTGACGTGGTGATCCGTGGGAGCAGCGATG GCCGCGGTAGCGACTCGGAAACCGACGCCCCCCACAGGAAGCTGCCGGACATGCGTAAGGATGACATGCTGGCGCGGCGTACCTCCTATAACGAGCCCCGCACCATGATGCCCTTCAACCAGTACCTGCCCAATAAGAGCAACCAGAGTGCCTATGTTCCCGCCTCCCTGCGCAAGAAAAGGGCGGAACGCGAGGATAGCCGCAAGAGCTGGAGCACGGCCACCTCTCCCATTGGAGGAGAGAGGCCCTTCAG CCACCCGGAGGCCATACAGGAAGAGGGGTTACAGCCAGAGGAAGGAGAGGATCGCACTAGGGCTCTTCTGAAGACCGTCACAGGGGGCGGGACGACCTGTTTGACCCCGCCTCTGTGGGAGGGCAAGGACGAGCAGGAGATCAAAAAGCTGGAGCGGCTGGAGAAGGCCGGGATCCGGGTGCTACCTGCCGCCATTCGTTACAGCAG CTTGAAGCCCGCTGGCAAAGAGCCTCCCAGGGGCCCCACCCCTGACATTATCCTGCGGAAGGACAACGAGTTCTCGAGGATGCAACAGGAGCACGAGTCGGACTCgggcgaggaagaggaggccGAGCGACGGGTGCCCGATGTGGAGAAGGATGACCTGGCCTCCAGGAGGGCGCAGATGAGCCGCGGTACCCCTCGCATGCAGCAGCAATTCCTCCCGTCCTCCTGCAGCAGCCAGGACCGCGAGAGGTGGGAGCGCATCCGGCGCAGCTCCCAGCAGGCGGCGCTAGagaggcagcagcagcaggtgcTCAG CGAGACTAAGGACTCCTCCCGGCTCGAGCCCAACGCCGTCGCCCCTaaagaaattcccccagtgcaGCCCCAGCTGCAGGAGGGGCAAGGAGTCAGCCCACAGGCCCTCCCTAATGCGCTGAGGGACGATCTGGCCCGCAGAAGAGCACACAGCGGGCCCCCACCCCAAAGGGAGAACCTGTCGGCCTTCATGCAGGCCTCCATCACCCAGTCCGACCTGGAGAAGTGGGAGCGCCTTAAGATGACAGTAGAGACCAG CGAGACCGAGGCCCCCTCCCAGGATTCGTCATTTGGCATGGTCGCCCGTAAGGGGAGCTCCTGGGTGCCGGAGGAGTGGGAGGAGCAGAGGAAGGAAGCCGAGCATGGAGGCAGTTCTCATGCGATACCAAATGTGCAGAAGGATGATCTGGCCCGTAGGAGAGCCCAGAGCAGCCTCCTCTCCCAAAGGGACGCCCCGCAGAGCTGCTTCCAGGCCTCAATCACGCAGTCCGACCTGGAGAAGTGGGATCGCCTTAAGATGACAGTTGAGACCAG TGAGGCCCCCTCGGCACCCGTCTGCCAGGCCTGCCTAGAAAAGAGCTGGCAGCCCCCTGCCATCCTGGCCGATACGGCCGCGCGGGACGACCTGGCCAGCCGGCGCGCCCGCGCCCACCAGCGACCGGCCGCCAGCCGGCAGCGCTTCGTACACTTTGGCCCCGTCACCGAGATCGACCAGAAGTGCTGGGAGAAGCTGAGCATAGCACGGCCgggggaggaggagcaggaggcggAGTCGGGGGCGGGGCCGGGGAACGAGAGCCTGACACTGCGGCGCCTCCTGTCGGCCGCCGCTGTGGCCACACCCACCATCGGCCTGGGCTCCCAGCTCACTGAGCGGGCTGCCAG CCCCAGCGGCCTGATCGGTGGCGAAGCCGCACGCTTGCCAATGCTGCCCGAGCTGGTGCATAGAGAGAACGATGCCCTGGACCAAAAGCTGGCTCAGTACAAAAGgcaagaggaagaagaggaagcgGAGGAGGTGAGGGGGGAGAGGTCGCCTGACCTGGAGAAAGATGACATGCTGGCTCGCAGGACCAAGGTCTTCCACAAGTCCACGAGCAGTCCTGCCTACAACAGGTTCCTCCCTTTGCCGGGGTCCAAGGTTCAAGCCCCGAGGGAGGGAGCCCTAAGTAGCCCCAAAGCTTTGGGAAAAACCGTCGATGATCCCGCCGGTCGGGGGGAGTCCCCAAAAGAGGAGGTGTTCCCCGACAGGCCGAGAGATGGGAAGGAGCTCAG ACCAGTGCTCCGTGTCCAAGAACCCCAGGGAATGGTGGACGCCACGGCTCACTCTGACCAAGATATAGCAGTGCCCGTGTCTGCTATCGTAAAGTCCAGCGATGAGGAGGAGTGTGAAGAGGAAAGGCCGCTGCCCAATTTGGAGAAAGATGACATGCATGCACGCCGGACCGGAGCGTTTCAGAAGGCAGCTGGACCAGCCTTTAACAGCTTCCTCCCAGTCCCCGGGTCCGTCAGACACAAATCCGCACCTGTCTCTGCGGCTGCTGGGTCCACTTCCAGCAAGCCGGTGGAACAAGGAAAGATACCTCCTAGTGAAAG CCCGAGTATCACATACTCAGCGGAAATGCAGCAAGGTCCTCCTGCCGTCATCACCATGCCCCTTAACCTGGCCGGGAAACCCGGGGGTGGCCCAGAAAAGTCCCTGCAACCCCCTCGGGGGATAGAGGGAGAGGAGGCAGGAGAGGACAGGAAGTTGACATCCCTTCCTGTTAAAGTTGGGAGAGATGACATGTGGAGCTGGCACAGCCATGCCCCTCCTGCACGCACTTCTCCCAGCCCCCCCTGCTACCTGCCCGCACCAGGATCCCAGCAGGAGGCGTCAGGGAGGGCCGAGGCAGAGGGGGAAGAACTGCCATGGGGGCCTTCTGGTTTAGATGACGAGATGCCCCCAAT ATTCAGCCACAGAGCTGCTAGTGTGTCAGATGACCCAGA GAGTGTCAGCATGATTGACATGCGGTGTGAGGAAGAGGCGATCCTGCAGCCCTACAGTCAGGCGCGTTGTGAGCTCTTGCAGAATCAGTACAACAAGGTCCGGGAAGAGGAAGACCACTGGCAGGAT GACCTGGCTCGCTGGAAGAATCGCAGGAGGAGTGCCTCACAGGACCTGAtcaagaaggaggaggagaggaagaTGATGGAGAAGCTAATGACTGTGGACGGAGCCCAGGGTCACAGGAGGAAGAGCATCAAGACCTACAAGGAGATAGTGGAAGAGAA ggaacgGCGTGAGCAGGAGCTGCACGAGGCATACCGGAGGGCGCGTACCCCCCAGGAAGCGGCGGCCGTGCTTCAGCACTACGCCCTACGCTTCACCATCAGCGAGGCCGTACTGGAACGCCTGCAGCTGCCCAAACAAGCGGACCCTGGTGCCCCCCCAGCCGAGCCCTCGGGCCCCTTGCCGCTGCCACAACCGGCCACCCCACCCCTGGCCCCAGGCCCCATGAAGTACCTCCGACAGCAGTCTGCCCCCATGCCCAAGTTCACGTCTACGGTGGAGGCCACTGTTGTGGGGGTGACCCCGACACAGGCCACCGCAGCCGCCGCCCCGACACACCCCCCAACTCGCATGGTCCTACCCAAGACTGTGCCACTTTTGGCCCCCAAACCCTACATCACGCCCAGGAGTTCGCAAACAGGTCTCCGATCTATTAAG GCAGATGGAATGGTGCGCGTGAACGGGGAGACGGGGGAGGTGTCCGGCAGGCTGGAGAACAGCTGGGGCGGAGCCAAGGACAATGGGGCGTCGCCAGTGAAGGAGGCAGCTTCCCTGCCTCTGTCCCCGCCCACCACCTTGAGCAGCCCCAAGAAGGAGCCAGAGGACGAGATGGGCGGGAGGGACGTCGGTCGTGGTGCCGGTGATGAGCCCCCGGCCGTGCAGGaagccgcctgtgtcacatgtctgGGGGAGTCGGAAGAAGCCACGCCTCCAGCTCTCGCCGAGGTTGAAGCCACACCCATCAGACCATCCTCCCTCCCAACG gatctcCAGAGAGAGAGTGTGGTGTCGGAGAGCGCTGAAGCCGGCAATGCAGACACGCAGGAGAGGGAAGATGAGGCGAAACCTGCAGCTGTACAGCAGCCAGTCACAG GTGATGGAGTGCAGGACGTGGCGTCAGCCGAGCAGGAGGCTGAGGAGAAGGGACCGCATGTGAGGATGGAACGGGGCTGTGTGGTGACAACCACCATCCTGACGGAACTCACTCAGACACAG ATCCTGCCCAGTAACATGCCAGAGATGAAGAGGGCTGGGGACGAGGAGGCCCCCTCTCCAAGGAGATCCGAGGCACCCCCACCCAacgcccagccaccctgtgaaGCACCTGTGTCAG AGTTGGCTTACAGTGCCGGTAACTCTAGGTTACGCTGGGAGTTCTTCACGTTGCCAG ACGATCAGGAGAAGGACCTCGTAAAT ATCCCCACCCCAGTGTTGAGTCTGCCCAAGCGGGTCGACCACTGGTCTTGGGACCCGGACGAGGAGCGCAGGCGTCAGGAACGATGgcagcaggaacaggagcgcatgCTTCAG GAGAAGTACCAGCGGGAGCAGGAAAAGCTGAAGCAGGAGTGGGAGAGAGCTCagaaggaggtggaggaggaggagaggaagtACCATGAGGAG GAGAGGAAGATCTTGGAGGAAACGGTGACCCCCCTGACCCCCACCctgacccccaccctgccctccaTCTTCGGGGACTCAGCcgcaccccccagcccccagaaCACCATCGTCCGCTCGCTGGCCGACTGGGACCGCAAGCAGGAGCTGCTGGAGAAGCAAGCT AATGAGCCACAACAGGACAACAACGTGGCCCAGGACACAGGAACCAGGAACGGGTCCAG TGCCAACCTCACCCTCCGCAGCCCGATCCCACAAAGCACCACCCAGACAACAGCAGTCACACCGGGTCTGCAGAACGGCCAACAAGCCCCGCTGGACCCGAGCCAGTCCAGCGTGCCTCAGCTGCAGTTCATCCAAG ATGCATCGTGGGCCAGCAAGAGGCCTGAGGCtcagcagcaggacgaggtgtGGAAGAAGACAGCCTCCCTGGATCGCAACTGGAGTTCGCAGCCGGCCCAGTCAGGGGGAATGAAAAG GTCTGGATCCTGTGAAAATGTAGGGACACACCCATCTAAGTCATCCCCATTCTCATCTGCCACCCAGCCCCCGTCTCCCAACAG gtcggTGAGCGGGAAGAAGCTGTGCTCCAGTTGTACCCACCCATTAGGCAAAGGTGCTGCCATGATCATTGAGACTCTTGGCCTCTACTTCCACATCCAGTGCTTTAAG TGTGGGATCTGTAAGGGGCAGCTAGGGGACACCAGCACAGGTACAGATGTGAGGATTCGAAACGGCCTCCTCAACTGCCACGAATGCTACATCAAATCGCGTG CTGCTGGCCAGCCCACCACTTTGTGA